One segment of Triticum aestivum cultivar Chinese Spring chromosome 2A, IWGSC CS RefSeq v2.1, whole genome shotgun sequence DNA contains the following:
- the LOC123187911 gene encoding 40S ribosomal protein S6-2, with product MKLNIANPTTGCQKKVEIDDDMKLRNLYDKRISQEVVGDLLGEEFEGYIFKIMGGCDKQGFPMKQGVLTPGRVRLLLHRGTSCFRGHGRRVGERRRKSVRGCIVSQDLSVINLVIVKKGKNDLPGLTDTEKPRMRGPKRASKIKKLFNLGKDDDVRQYVNTYRRSFTNKKGKTVSKAPKIQRLVTPLTLQRKRARIADKKKRIAKKKSEAAEYQKLLAQRLKEQRDRRSESMAKRRSKLSAATKAPAASA from the exons ATGAAG TTGAACATCGCGAACCCCACCACGGGGTGCCAGAAGAAGGTGGAGATCGATGACGACATGAAGCT GCGGAACCTCTATGACAAGAGGATCTCCCAGGAGGTAGTTGGTGATCTTCTGGGTGAG GAATTCGAGGGCTATATCTTCAAGATCATGGGTGGCTGCGATAAGCAGGGCTTCCCAATGAAGCAAGGAGTGTTAACTCCTGGGCGtgttcgccttctgcttcacaggg GCACATCTTGCTTCCGTGGACATGGCAGGCGTGTTGGTGAGCGCCGGAGGAAGTCTGTCCGTGGTTGCATTGTCAGCCAAGACCTATCTGTTATCAACTTGGTGATTGTCAAGAAGGGCAAGAATGATCTGCCAGGCCTGACCGACACTGAGAAGCCCAGGATGAGGGGACCCAAGAGGGCTTCCAAGATCAAGAAGCTCTTCAACCTTGGCAAGGATGATGATGTACGCCAGTATGTCAACACATACCGCAGGTCCTTCACAAACAAGAAGG GCAAGACCGTGAGCAAGGCTCCCAAGATCCAGCGTCTTGTGACACCCTTGACCCTCCAGAGGAAGCGCGCGAGAATCGCCGACAAGAAGAAGAGGATTGCAAAGAAGAAGTCAGAGGCTGCAGAGTACCAGAAGCTGCTTGCACAGAGGCTTAAGGAGCAAAGAGACCGCCGGAGTGAGAGCATGGCCAAGAGGAGGTCCAAGCTTTCTGCTGCTACCAAGGCTCCTGCTGCCTCTGCTTAA